The Acidobacteriota bacterium genome contains a region encoding:
- a CDS encoding MmcQ/YjbR family DNA-binding protein, producing MKKNHLARVRQFCLDLPEVTEKLSHGAPTFFVKKKTFVMFVDNHHNDGRIAIWCAAPTGVQEMLIEAEPDKFFRPPYVGVRGWVGIKLDQVGDDELSSHIRQAWMMIAPTKLHSALNIGDES from the coding sequence ATGAAAAAAAATCACCTTGCTCGTGTCCGCCAGTTTTGCCTGGATTTGCCGGAGGTCACCGAAAAGCTTTCGCACGGCGCGCCAACCTTTTTCGTGAAGAAAAAAACGTTCGTCATGTTCGTGGACAATCACCACAATGACGGGCGCATTGCCATCTGGTGCGCCGCTCCCACGGGCGTGCAGGAAATGTTGATCGAAGCCGAGCCGGACAAGTTTTTCCGCCCGCCGTATGTTGGCGTGCGGGGTTGGGTGGGCATCAAGTTGGATCAGGTGGGTGACGACGAACTGTCTTCGCACATTCGCCAGGCCTGGATGATGATTGCCCCGACGAAGTTACATTCGGCACTGAACATTGGAGATGAATCATGA
- a CDS encoding DUF5110 domain-containing protein produces MKQILLPILSLLLLSLFLATIALAQESRIVWRPVASGVWSAKLGTPEQMDLLKAAGGKPQTETLAKLGGAEFPAALKDSEFQINRGRVFLRFPLRQQEELFGFGLNFKNVLQRGKTMTLHVDHYGGKDNGRTHAPVPFYVSSLGYGVLINSARYITVYAGTGLRQNSATPPKIKDRNTDRTWEAQPISDSVEILVPADGVEVFLFAGRSPMEVVQRYNLFNGGGVLPPKWGLGFTHRVPTLSTADDIRKEVAAFAEHGFPLDFIGLEPGWQTKSYPCSFDWDKGRFPQPERFVREMLGKGVRLNLWLNPYISPDSPIYNAVKPYTGTHNVWNGLVPDFTLPQAQQSYKDFFLFRHIGIGVSGYKIDEVDGYDQWLWPDVARFPSGLDGEQMRQIYGVLLQRLTAEWFHQRNQRTYGLVRGSNAVASALPYVIYNDYYDHRDFITALVNSSFAGVLWTPEVRASKSGEEWLRRMQSVCFSPMAMLNAWSDGTKPWTFREVEPQVREVALLRMRLLPYIYTAFAQYHFEGKPPVRAMYLVDDFLQASQPTAGRLDSTANPYALAAKQGIKDQFMLGDNLLVAPMFAGETSRKVYLPAGNWYDFYSGKYVGNGQAIDITPGLDRIPLYVKDGGIIPMIPAAMRAPRSDEVLSLEVRHYGTSEGGFALYDDDGETFNYEKGEFTWSALQVKKDGRGNLRGEAALSKNSHYRDLKWTFMTAEK; encoded by the coding sequence ATGAAACAAATTTTGCTTCCCATTTTGAGTTTGCTTCTTTTGAGTTTGTTTCTGGCGACGATTGCCCTGGCGCAGGAATCGCGCATCGTTTGGCGACCCGTGGCGAGCGGCGTCTGGTCGGCAAAACTCGGCACGCCGGAACAAATGGATTTGCTGAAAGCCGCTGGCGGCAAACCGCAAACGGAAACGTTGGCCAAACTGGGCGGCGCGGAATTTCCTGCGGCGCTAAAAGACAGCGAATTCCAAATCAATCGAGGCCGCGTGTTTTTGCGCTTTCCGCTGCGGCAGCAGGAAGAGTTGTTCGGCTTTGGATTGAATTTCAAAAACGTCCTTCAACGCGGTAAGACCATGACCTTGCACGTGGATCATTACGGAGGCAAAGACAATGGTCGTACGCACGCGCCTGTGCCGTTTTATGTTTCCAGCCTGGGGTACGGCGTGCTGATCAACTCTGCGCGCTACATCACTGTGTACGCGGGAACGGGGCTTCGCCAAAACAGCGCCACTCCGCCAAAGATCAAAGACCGAAACACGGATCGCACCTGGGAAGCGCAGCCGATTTCCGATTCGGTCGAAATCCTGGTTCCGGCAGACGGCGTGGAAGTGTTTCTGTTTGCGGGGCGTTCGCCGATGGAAGTCGTGCAGCGATACAACCTGTTCAACGGTGGTGGCGTGTTGCCGCCGAAATGGGGATTGGGCTTTACGCACCGCGTGCCTACACTTTCGACTGCGGACGACATTCGCAAAGAAGTTGCAGCATTTGCGGAACACGGCTTTCCGCTGGATTTCATAGGGTTGGAACCGGGATGGCAAACCAAATCCTACCCGTGTTCGTTCGACTGGGACAAAGGCCGCTTTCCCCAACCCGAACGGTTTGTACGCGAAATGCTGGGAAAAGGCGTTCGATTGAATTTGTGGCTCAATCCGTATATCTCGCCCGACTCGCCGATTTATAACGCCGTGAAACCTTACACGGGGACGCACAACGTTTGGAATGGTTTGGTTCCTGATTTTACGTTGCCACAGGCGCAGCAGTCGTACAAAGACTTTTTCCTTTTCCGCCACATCGGCATCGGCGTTTCCGGCTACAAAATTGACGAAGTGGATGGGTACGATCAGTGGTTGTGGCCGGATGTGGCACGCTTTCCATCGGGCCTAGACGGCGAACAGATGCGGCAAATTTACGGGGTGCTGTTGCAACGGCTGACCGCCGAATGGTTTCACCAGCGCAATCAGCGAACCTACGGATTGGTCAGAGGTTCCAACGCCGTAGCCTCGGCGCTGCCGTATGTGATTTACAACGATTATTACGATCACCGCGATTTCATCACCGCGCTGGTCAATAGCAGCTTTGCCGGCGTGTTGTGGACGCCCGAAGTGCGCGCATCGAAATCCGGCGAGGAATGGCTGCGCCGGATGCAATCGGTTTGTTTTTCGCCGATGGCGATGCTCAACGCCTGGTCGGACGGAACCAAACCGTGGACGTTCAGGGAAGTCGAACCGCAAGTCCGCGAAGTCGCGCTGCTCAGAATGCGGTTGCTGCCATACATTTATACGGCGTTCGCGCAGTACCATTTCGAGGGTAAACCGCCGGTTCGCGCAATGTATCTGGTGGATGATTTTTTGCAGGCATCGCAACCAACCGCAGGCAGGCTGGATTCAACGGCGAATCCTTACGCGTTGGCCGCAAAGCAGGGAATCAAAGATCAATTCATGCTCGGCGACAATTTGCTGGTTGCGCCGATGTTTGCAGGCGAAACATCCAGGAAGGTTTATTTGCCCGCAGGCAATTGGTACGACTTTTATTCCGGCAAATACGTCGGCAACGGCCAGGCAATTGACATCACGCCAGGATTGGATCGCATTCCGCTGTATGTCAAAGACGGCGGAATTATTCCGATGATTCCTGCCGCCATGCGCGCGCCGCGAAGCGATGAGGTTCTGTCGCTGGAAGTCCGCCATTACGGCACGAGCGAAGGCGGCTTTGCTCTGTACGACGACGACGGCGAGACGTTCAATTATGAAAAAGGGGAATTCACCTGGTCGGCGTTGCAGGTGAAGAAAGACGGGCGAGGCAATCTGCGAGGCGAGGCGGCACTGTCAAAGAATTCACATTACCGCGATCTGAAATGGACATTTATGACAGCGGAAAAATAG
- a CDS encoding XdhC family protein, with product MTAREISAAIERALGEGRSLAIVSLMTKGDRTIEPKKLLVDDAGKPVAGTLGDAALDEIACRHAISLIADDRKEIVVVGSDEQPVGDLRLLFEISRPPLELIVCGGGHVGQSVAVAGRFLGFQVTVIDDRADFASREKFPDERIQLIADDFVAALQSLNITPASHIVIVTRGHRHDEICLHEVIAKPARYIGMIGSRRRTTTIRERLKREGVAPELLRRVHAPIGLDIGALTPEEIAIAILAEIVLVRRGGTGTPKSAEGPMVRAR from the coding sequence ATGACGGCAAGGGAAATTTCTGCGGCAATCGAACGCGCGCTCGGCGAAGGCCGTTCGCTGGCCATCGTTTCCTTGATGACCAAAGGCGACCGAACCATCGAACCCAAAAAGCTGTTGGTTGACGATGCCGGAAAGCCAGTGGCCGGAACTTTGGGTGATGCCGCGCTGGACGAAATCGCCTGCCGCCACGCGATTTCGTTGATCGCCGATGACCGAAAGGAAATCGTCGTCGTTGGCTCCGACGAACAGCCGGTTGGCGATTTGCGGCTGCTGTTTGAAATCTCGCGACCTCCGTTGGAGTTGATCGTTTGCGGAGGCGGCCATGTTGGCCAATCCGTCGCCGTTGCCGGGCGCTTTCTGGGCTTCCAGGTAACGGTGATTGACGACCGGGCGGATTTCGCTTCGCGCGAAAAGTTTCCGGACGAACGAATTCAATTGATTGCCGATGATTTTGTCGCGGCATTGCAATCGCTGAACATCACGCCGGCTTCGCACATTGTCATTGTCACGCGCGGCCATCGTCACGACGAAATCTGTTTGCACGAAGTCATCGCCAAACCGGCGCGGTACATTGGCATGATCGGCAGCCGTCGCCGAACGACGACCATCCGCGAACGTTTGAAACGCGAAGGGGTCGCGCCGGAATTGCTGCGCCGTGTTCACGCGCCCATCGGGTTGGACATTGGCGCACTGACGCCCGAAGAAATCGCCATCGCAATTCTGGCCGAAATCGTGCTGGTGCGTCGCGGCGGAACCGGAACGCCGAAAAGCGCCGAAGGCCCAATGGTTCGCGCGCGCTGA
- a CDS encoding XdhC family protein — MSLLTQSEVYAEITKAQAEHRKLAVATIVTTAGSTPQRTGAKLLVYEDGRMLGTVGGGCVEADVWAEAREAIMESKPRLCKFTLRDNPDVPPDEEGMVCGGEMEVFIEVWN, encoded by the coding sequence ATGAGCTTGTTGACGCAGAGCGAAGTGTACGCGGAAATCACCAAAGCACAGGCTGAGCACCGGAAACTCGCCGTCGCCACGATTGTGACGACCGCCGGTTCGACGCCTCAGCGTACGGGCGCGAAACTTCTGGTGTACGAAGACGGGCGAATGCTGGGCACTGTCGGCGGAGGTTGCGTCGAAGCCGACGTGTGGGCCGAAGCGCGCGAAGCGATAATGGAAAGCAAACCGCGCCTGTGCAAGTTTACCTTGCGCGACAATCCGGATGTCCCGCCCGACGAAGAAGGCATGGTTTGCGGGGGCGAAATGGAAGTTTTTATCGAGGTGTGGAACTGA
- a CDS encoding DUF2721 domain-containing protein, protein MEDLTKALTALNILSAMITPAVLISACGTLVFSTSTRLGRVVDRVRELSRTIEELSRDEGEMDFPDERRAEVERQLLIHARRSRLIQQSVTSFYVALSLFVAAMVAIGYVAVFKKGGWMPNILGIVGTLFLFYGCMTLIAETRLALRAVNLEMEFTLMLRSKYQQRRAANQYIP, encoded by the coding sequence ATGGAAGACCTGACCAAAGCGCTGACTGCGCTGAATATCCTGAGTGCGATGATTACTCCGGCGGTGTTGATTTCGGCATGCGGCACGCTGGTTTTTTCGACTTCGACGCGCTTAGGCCGAGTTGTTGACCGGGTTCGGGAACTGAGTCGTACCATTGAAGAGCTTTCAAGAGATGAAGGGGAGATGGATTTTCCCGATGAGCGCCGCGCGGAAGTCGAACGCCAGCTTCTCATTCACGCCCGGCGCAGCCGGTTGATTCAGCAATCCGTCACCAGTTTTTACGTCGCCCTGAGTTTGTTTGTCGCCGCGATGGTCGCCATTGGGTATGTCGCCGTTTTCAAAAAAGGTGGTTGGATGCCGAATATATTGGGCATTGTGGGCACGTTGTTTCTGTTTTACGGCTGTATGACGTTGATCGCTGAAACGCGTCTGGCATTGCGCGCAGTCAATTTAGAAATGGAATTTACCTTGATGCTGCGGTCAAAATATCAACAGCGCCGCGCCGCCAACCAATATATTCCATGA
- a CDS encoding 4a-hydroxytetrahydrobiopterin dehydratase codes for MKLNEEQINQGLAAANGWRREGNEVVRDFKFTDFKAAMAFVNCVAEEAEAMDHHPDILIHGWNNVRLSVMTHSEGGLTAKDFKLAERINALEV; via the coding sequence ATGAAGTTAAACGAAGAGCAAATCAACCAAGGTTTGGCCGCCGCCAATGGCTGGCGACGCGAAGGGAATGAGGTCGTCCGCGACTTCAAATTTACCGATTTCAAAGCGGCAATGGCGTTCGTCAATTGCGTCGCCGAAGAAGCCGAAGCGATGGATCATCACCCCGACATTCTGATTCATGGCTGGAATAACGTTCGGCTGAGCGTGATGACGCACAGTGAAGGCGGGTTGACGGCGAAAGACTTCAAACTGGCCGAACGCATCAATGCTTTGGAAGTGTAG
- a CDS encoding dehydrogenase E1 component subunit alpha/beta has protein sequence MMNETMFERRLVLEPQTIVNAYRTMYTARRIDDKEIQLKRQNKIFFQISSAGHEAVTTAAGLLLKPGYDWFYLYYRDRALALQLGTTAFEHLLAAVAAENDGFSGSRQMPSHWSSKRLNMVGRSSCTGMQFLQATGAAEAGYRYSLIKEITDRAKDFHNDEVVYVSAGDGATSEGEFWESLNTSCNLKLPLLYLIEDNGYAISTPVEVQTAGGSVSRLLTGFPGLYIAECDGTDLFESYDTLKGAIEYCRARRGPALVHAHVIRPYSHSLSDDETLYRPAEERAEDAARDPITKLGKFIVREDILTQGELERVRNEVDAEINDATDRALTFPQPPKSSALKFVYSPDVDPTSPEFDTEAQAELSGNEGTMVDLINRCLHEEMERESRIIVMGEDVADASRIHVLNAVKGKGGVFKVTANLQRKFGSDRVFNTPLAEANIVGRAMGMATRGLKPVAEIQFFDYIWPAMMQMRDEIPLLRWRSNNSWTCPMVVRVPIGGYLTGGAIYHSQSGVSMFTQIPGWRVVMPSTALDANGLLRTAIRSDDPVLFLEHKHLYRQTYNKSQYPGRDFMIPFGKAKVVREGEDLTIVTYGALVQRSLVAARQAAQTGIDVEVIDLRSLNPYDWAAIERSVKKTNRVIVAHEDSMSWGYGAEIAARIANDLFDHLDAPVKRVGALDCFVAYAPQVEDAILPQIEDVLKAINETTAY, from the coding sequence ATGATGAACGAAACTATGTTTGAACGCCGTCTAGTGTTAGAACCCCAAACCATCGTCAACGCTTATCGCACGATGTACACCGCACGCCGCATTGACGATAAAGAAATTCAGCTCAAACGACAAAACAAAATCTTTTTTCAAATCAGCAGCGCCGGACATGAAGCCGTGACGACGGCGGCCGGATTGTTACTGAAACCGGGGTACGATTGGTTTTATCTGTATTACCGCGACCGGGCGCTGGCATTGCAACTCGGAACAACCGCCTTTGAGCATTTGCTGGCCGCCGTTGCTGCCGAAAACGATGGGTTTTCCGGCTCGCGACAGATGCCTTCGCACTGGAGCAGCAAACGCTTGAATATGGTCGGGCGTTCGTCCTGCACCGGCATGCAGTTTCTGCAAGCGACAGGGGCGGCGGAAGCCGGCTATCGCTATTCGCTGATCAAAGAAATTACCGACCGTGCCAAAGATTTTCACAATGACGAAGTCGTTTACGTTTCGGCGGGCGACGGAGCCACCAGCGAAGGCGAGTTTTGGGAATCGCTCAACACATCCTGCAACCTGAAATTGCCGCTGCTGTATTTGATCGAAGACAACGGGTACGCCATTTCGACGCCGGTCGAAGTGCAAACTGCCGGCGGCAGCGTTTCCCGACTGCTGACAGGTTTTCCGGGGTTATACATCGCCGAATGCGACGGAACCGATCTGTTTGAAAGTTACGACACGCTGAAAGGCGCGATTGAATACTGCCGCGCGCGTCGCGGCCCCGCGCTGGTTCACGCGCACGTCATTCGTCCGTATTCGCATTCGCTTTCGGATGACGAAACGCTTTATCGTCCCGCAGAAGAACGCGCCGAAGACGCCGCGCGCGACCCCATCACCAAGCTCGGCAAATTCATCGTTCGCGAAGACATTTTGACCCAAGGTGAACTGGAACGGGTACGCAACGAAGTGGATGCCGAGATCAATGACGCCACCGACCGCGCGCTGACGTTCCCGCAACCGCCGAAAAGCTCCGCGCTGAAATTTGTGTATTCGCCGGACGTGGATCCGACTTCGCCCGAATTCGACACGGAGGCGCAGGCGGAACTGAGCGGCAACGAAGGCACGATGGTGGATTTGATCAATCGCTGTTTGCACGAAGAAATGGAGCGAGAGTCCCGCATCATCGTTATGGGCGAAGACGTTGCCGACGCTAGTCGCATTCACGTGCTGAACGCAGTCAAAGGCAAAGGCGGCGTGTTCAAAGTCACGGCCAACTTACAGCGTAAATTCGGCAGCGACCGCGTTTTCAACACGCCATTGGCCGAAGCCAACATCGTTGGCCGTGCGATGGGAATGGCCACGCGTGGGTTGAAACCTGTGGCGGAAATTCAGTTCTTTGATTACATCTGGCCGGCGATGATGCAGATGCGCGACGAAATCCCGTTGCTGCGTTGGCGATCGAACAATTCCTGGACATGTCCGATGGTCGTTCGCGTGCCGATTGGCGGGTACCTGACCGGCGGCGCGATTTATCACAGCCAATCCGGCGTTTCGATGTTCACGCAAATTCCCGGATGGCGAGTCGTCATGCCCTCCACCGCGCTGGACGCGAATGGGTTGCTGCGCACGGCGATTCGCTCGGATGACCCGGTGCTGTTTTTGGAGCACAAACACCTGTACCGCCAGACGTACAATAAGAGCCAGTATCCCGGACGCGACTTCATGATCCCATTCGGCAAAGCCAAGGTTGTTCGCGAAGGCGAAGACCTGACCATCGTCACCTATGGCGCGTTGGTGCAACGTTCGCTGGTTGCGGCCAGACAAGCTGCGCAAACCGGGATTGATGTCGAAGTGATTGATTTGCGCAGCTTGAATCCCTACGACTGGGCGGCCATCGAACGCAGCGTCAAAAAAACCAACCGCGTCATCGTCGCGCACGAAGATTCGATGTCGTGGGGATACGGAGCCGAAATTGCCGCTCGGATTGCCAACGATTTATTCGATCACCTGGATGCTCCGGTCAAACGCGTCGGCGCGCTGGATTGTTTTGTCGCGTACGCGCCGCAGGTCGAAGACGCCATCCTGCCGCAAATCGAAGACGTGCTGAAGGCCATCAACGAAACCACGGCTTATTGA
- a CDS encoding site-specific DNA-methyltransferase, translating to MKTKAEQKKTDSLATFRAKPKPQAKRTVKNGKPSNELVFSAYTEGNDSVFPRILGLYVKPGSVVADVTYGKGVFWRDVPEGAYQLRATDLQDGIDCRKLPYKDNELDCVVFDPPYMHTPGGSAHTVHNQFEDHYRNNSTGNRTNSKYHEAVLELYIEGGKEAHRVLRNRGVFIVKCQDEVCANRQRFTHVEIMAAYEKMGFVAEDLFVIVRNNRPGVSRVVQQVHARKNHSYFLVFWKSNNGKQRWEPPQ from the coding sequence ATGAAAACGAAGGCCGAACAAAAGAAGACCGATTCTCTCGCGACATTCCGAGCAAAACCCAAGCCGCAAGCGAAACGCACGGTCAAAAACGGTAAGCCGTCTAACGAACTGGTTTTCAGCGCATATACGGAGGGAAATGATAGCGTCTTTCCCCGTATTCTTGGGCTATATGTCAAACCGGGCAGCGTGGTTGCCGATGTCACTTACGGGAAGGGCGTGTTTTGGAGAGATGTCCCGGAAGGTGCGTACCAGCTAAGAGCGACCGATCTTCAAGACGGGATTGATTGCCGCAAGCTACCGTACAAAGACAACGAGCTTGATTGCGTTGTCTTTGATCCTCCGTATATGCACACCCCTGGCGGGTCTGCTCACACCGTCCATAATCAGTTTGAAGATCACTACCGGAACAACAGCACTGGCAACCGAACTAACAGCAAATATCACGAGGCGGTTCTTGAGCTATATATCGAAGGTGGGAAAGAAGCGCATCGCGTCCTTCGCAATCGAGGTGTCTTTATCGTAAAGTGCCAAGATGAAGTGTGCGCGAATCGGCAACGATTCACGCATGTTGAGATAATGGCGGCGTATGAGAAGATGGGGTTTGTTGCGGAAGACCTTTTTGTAATCGTTCGCAACAATCGCCCTGGCGTTAGTCGAGTCGTTCAGCAAGTTCACGCTCGCAAAAATCACTCCTACTTTTTAGTGTTTTGGAAGTCAAACAACGGAAAACAACGATGGGAACCTCCCCAGTAG
- a CDS encoding TonB-dependent receptor has product MHLKRPSLVFALSVCCLIGLAGVGVGQATGTIKGTVSLESQNLEIHDVIVTIVQLKRSTTTDENGAYEFKNVPPGSYSIVAKFDRLPDVIEQVQVKAGETATVDLKLKLTGLRDQVTVSATGNEQSALESFQSVNSLDATSLVEKDTSSLGEALDNQTGIAKRSSGPGASRPVIRGFDGDRVLVAQDGIRSGSLSSTSGDHGEPINVLSVEKIEVVRGPATLLYGSNAIGGLVNAVSGHEQAHEGLHGYVSGVGASTQNLGGMSAGLEFGKGKWLVWGNGGGQKSGDYSSARGKVPNTALRNYDFTGGSGYFTDKGFLNASYTYNNNFYGVPYDPNEPNPEISKLDMHRHDLRLNAGLNNVTSSLEHIHLTFDYTNYKHQELVDGTPETQFFNKTYSYRSFFEQKAVGKLTGSFGVSGFYRDFKTVGDEALAPPTTQNSFAAFAVETVDFTRVALQFGGRVEHNGYTPINSAGLPDRSFTGFSGAFGVRVPLWEHGVFAANYVHSYRAPSLDELYNNGPHPGNLTFEIGNPNLKRERGDGIDLSLRHSSERLRAEGHYFHYKFGDFVFLAPTGDQQAGLPVARYTQADSRYQGVEADLSIGLTKSIWLNSGLDYVRAELTETKTPLPRIPPLRGRLGVDFQFGAFRLNPEVVMARDQNRLFTNEERTAGYGIVNVLASYTIAQKHAAHIVSVNGFNLGNKLYFNHLSFIKDISPEIGRGVRVSYTVRFF; this is encoded by the coding sequence ATGCATCTGAAAAGACCTAGTCTGGTGTTTGCCCTGTCGGTTTGTTGTTTGATTGGTTTGGCGGGCGTCGGCGTTGGACAGGCGACCGGAACGATCAAAGGAACGGTCTCGCTGGAATCGCAAAATCTGGAAATTCACGATGTGATTGTTACGATCGTTCAATTGAAACGTTCGACGACGACGGATGAAAACGGCGCTTATGAATTCAAAAACGTACCGCCGGGCAGTTACAGTATTGTCGCCAAATTCGACCGTTTGCCGGACGTCATCGAACAAGTGCAGGTCAAAGCCGGTGAAACCGCGACGGTGGATTTGAAATTAAAACTCACAGGATTGCGCGATCAGGTGACGGTTTCCGCAACCGGCAATGAACAGTCGGCGCTGGAATCGTTTCAAAGCGTCAACAGTTTGGACGCGACCTCATTGGTAGAAAAAGATACGTCGTCGCTGGGCGAAGCGCTGGACAATCAAACCGGCATCGCCAAACGCAGTTCCGGCCCCGGAGCTTCGCGGCCTGTGATTCGCGGTTTTGACGGCGACCGCGTGCTGGTGGCGCAGGATGGGATTCGTTCCGGTTCGCTGTCTTCCACATCCGGCGATCACGGCGAACCCATCAATGTGTTGTCGGTCGAAAAGATTGAAGTCGTTCGCGGCCCGGCAACGTTGTTGTATGGCAGCAACGCCATCGGTGGGTTGGTTAATGCCGTCAGCGGCCATGAACAGGCGCACGAAGGGTTACACGGATACGTTTCCGGCGTTGGCGCTTCGACGCAAAATCTGGGGGGGATGAGCGCCGGATTGGAATTTGGCAAAGGCAAGTGGTTGGTATGGGGAAATGGCGGCGGGCAAAAATCCGGCGATTACAGTTCAGCGCGCGGCAAAGTGCCAAACACGGCCTTGCGCAATTACGATTTCACCGGCGGTAGCGGATATTTCACCGACAAAGGCTTTCTTAACGCCAGTTACACCTACAACAACAACTTTTACGGCGTTCCTTATGATCCCAATGAGCCAAACCCGGAAATTTCCAAACTGGACATGCATCGCCACGATTTGCGGTTGAATGCCGGATTGAACAACGTGACATCGAGTTTGGAGCATATCCATCTGACGTTTGATTACACCAATTACAAACACCAGGAACTGGTGGACGGAACTCCCGAAACCCAGTTTTTCAACAAGACCTATTCGTATCGCTCGTTTTTTGAACAAAAAGCCGTCGGGAAATTGACCGGAAGTTTTGGCGTTTCCGGCTTTTACCGGGATTTCAAAACCGTGGGCGATGAAGCCCTGGCTCCGCCGACGACGCAAAATTCCTTTGCCGCCTTTGCAGTCGAAACCGTGGATTTCACCCGCGTCGCCTTGCAATTCGGTGGACGAGTCGAACACAACGGCTACACCCCAATCAATTCTGCGGGTTTGCCCGACCGCTCGTTCACAGGATTTTCCGGCGCGTTTGGCGTTCGCGTTCCGTTGTGGGAACACGGCGTTTTCGCGGCCAATTACGTGCATTCATACCGCGCGCCTTCGCTGGACGAGTTGTACAACAACGGCCCGCATCCGGGGAATTTGACTTTTGAAATTGGCAATCCGAACCTGAAGCGCGAACGCGGCGACGGGATTGATCTTTCGCTGCGGCATTCCTCCGAGCGGCTTCGCGCCGAAGGGCATTACTTTCATTACAAATTCGGAGATTTCGTCTTTCTGGCTCCGACCGGCGATCAGCAAGCTGGCCTGCCTGTGGCCCGATACACGCAAGCAGACAGCCGTTACCAGGGCGTCGAAGCCGACCTGAGCATTGGCCTGACAAAAAGCATCTGGCTGAATAGCGGATTGGATTACGTCCGGGCGGAACTTACGGAAACCAAAACACCGTTGCCACGCATTCCGCCGTTGCGCGGACGATTGGGCGTGGATTTTCAGTTTGGAGCTTTTCGGCTGAATCCGGAAGTGGTCATGGCGCGCGATCAAAACCGGTTGTTCACCAATGAAGAGCGCACGGCAGGGTATGGCATCGTCAATGTGCTGGCTTCTTACACAATCGCCCAAAAACACGCGGCGCATATCGTTTCGGTGAATGGCTTCAATCTAGGTAACAAGCTGTATTTCAACCACTTGTCGTTCATCAAAGACATCTCCCCGGAAATCGGTCGCGGCGTGCGCGTGAGTTACACTGTCCGGTTTTTCTAA
- a CDS encoding GNAT family N-acetyltransferase has protein sequence MTTGNQDSLLIRAARDDDAEPLAALSRELLLYEKSLNEAMGELTGWAASPEEIRKQLLRPNYRFFVAEKSGELIGYIKVMIQGQMLTRRELGFARWLVDRSEQLARKAVNFLLRRPRPNVETVGGYIAGIYVHPQTRRSKIGRELLTAAENWLLAQSIPLTELHVLYINEAARRFWEAAGYQPLTLGMRKKL, from the coding sequence ATGACCACTGGCAATCAAGACTCATTGTTGATCCGCGCCGCCCGCGATGACGACGCTGAACCGTTGGCCGCGCTTTCGCGAGAATTGCTGCTGTACGAAAAATCCCTCAACGAAGCGATGGGCGAACTGACCGGATGGGCGGCCAGTCCCGAAGAGATTCGCAAACAACTGCTCCGACCGAACTATCGCTTTTTTGTCGCCGAAAAAAGCGGCGAATTGATCGGCTACATCAAAGTCATGATTCAAGGGCAAATGTTGACACGCCGGGAATTGGGATTTGCGCGCTGGCTGGTGGATCGTTCGGAGCAGTTGGCGCGAAAGGCCGTCAATTTTTTGTTGCGCCGCCCTCGCCCGAACGTCGAAACCGTCGGCGGGTACATCGCTGGAATTTATGTTCACCCTCAAACACGCCGGTCAAAAATCGGGCGAGAGCTTTTGACCGCCGCTGAAAATTGGTTGCTGGCGCAATCCATTCCCCTCACAGAATTGCACGTGTTATACATCAACGAGGCAGCGCGGCGATTTTGGGAAGCAGCCGGATATCAGCCGTTGACGCTGGGCATGCGGAAAAAGCTCTGA